TGAGCCTCAATTATCTCTCTTAATTTTTTCTCTGCCTTTCCTGATTTTATGAGATCTTCTGCCTTCTGCTTCCCATTCTTAACTCCGACCATTTCAAAGAGTATGCTTGAAATTTCTTTAGCTTTTTCGCGAAGATCTTCAGGGCCATCTCCCATTATAGTAGATAAAGCCTCTCTAGCCTCCAAAGCTGGACCAATAGCCCTACCTAATGGCTGTTCACCATACGTTACCGCACATTGAACTTTAATTCCTAAAAGTTTTCCAAGGTCTATAAAATCATGAGCAAGTGAATTTGCTTCTCCTATTGTCTTTATTTTTGCACCCCTGCCCGTAGGAATGTCTATTACTAAATGTGTCGCTCCAATAGCTTTTTTCTTACTCATTATTGATGGAAGTAAAAGTGGATCAATTGCTAAAGGATATTCGATTTGAATGAATATGTCATCAGCAGGCGCTAGATCTAATGCACCTCCCCAGACTAAACATGCGTTTGTTTTATGTACAACCTTTTTTATTTCTTCTATGGCAAGATCCACCGGGCATAAGGTTTCTACTCTATCAGCGGTACCCGCAGGTGAAGTCACTGCTCTAGATGAAGTTTTCGGTATTACAAAACCTGCCGCAGCTATTATTGGCACCACAAGAATAGATGTTTTATCTCCAGGAATTCCACCAATACTGTGCTTATCAAGAATCTGCTTTTTATTAAGATCTAGAGTATTGCCTGTTTCAACCATGGCTCTTGTTAAAGCCTTAACCTCATTCATGCTGATTCCATGAATATGAAGAGAAGTTACAAAGGAAGCGATCTCTATATCACTTAAATGGCGTTCCACTACATCCGTAACAATCTCTTTTATTTCGTTTTCTCGAAGTCTATGACCTCGAATTTTCGCTCTAACATAACTTAGTCCTTCAGGACGTTTAGCAGGTTGAACTTGAACATTATCTCCCTCCTTCAAGTTCAGAACTCTAGAGAGCTCTTCAAAAAATCCAACATGATCATGTGGAAATTCTCTGGATAAATTAATAATAGCAATTTTTTTCTTGTCTTTGTAAGTTACACAGACTCTGTCTGAGGAATGGACACCCAAATAACTAGCAGTTTCATTATCCAAGATTACAATATTTTTACCTGCTGCTTGAATATCAAGGAGTTTGGCCTTAAGATTCATACAAATCACTTCGACCATTAGATACTAAATCTTTAAAATAACTCTTAGGTTTTTTTAAAGAAAAGTAAATAGGTTTGTTTCATTTTGAAATATTTAGATTTTGTTGACTTGGAGTATAAACCAAAAGAAACTGATATTATTTGCACATTTTATATTGAACCAGAGGGTATCGGAATTAAAGAAGCTGCAGGTGGAGTTGCTGCTGAAAGTTCGATAGGTACTTGGACTGAGCTTACAACTGCAAAATCTTACATTGACGAATTAGCTGCACATGTCTTTAGCATTGAAGAAAACGATGTTAAAATAGCTTATCCTGTAGAGCTTTTTGAATTTGGAAATGTGCCAAATATTCTGAGTAGTGTTTCAGGGAACGTCTTTGGGTTAAAGACACTTAAGAATTTAAGATTTAATGATATCATGATCCCAAAAGAAATTCAAAAGAGCTTTAGTGGTCCAAAATTTGGGATTGAAGGAATTCGTGAACTTTTTAGAATCTATGAAAGGCCCTTAGTAGGGACAATAATCAAACCTAAACTTGGATTGAAGACAGAAGACCATGCAAAAGTTGCTTACGACTCATGGATTGGAGGATGCGATATAGTTAAAGATGACGAAAATCTAAGCAGTCAAAAATTCAATCCGTTTAAAGATAGAGTTATTAAGACATTAGAGAGTAGAGATAAAGCCGAAGAAGAGACTAACGAAAAAAAAGTATATTTAGTAAATGTAACCGCTGAAACCGATGAAATGCTGAAGAGAGCTGAATTTGTACTTGATCAGGGCGGTGAGTATGTCATGATTGATATATTAACCTGTGGTTTTGCATCTTTACAAACACTTCGTAAACAAGACTTTGGTTTAGTAATCCACGCTCATAGGGCTGGTCATGCTGCATTTACAAAAAATCCTAGACATGGAATTTCAATGAAAGTTATTGCAAAGATATCTAGATTGATTGGTGTAGACCAGCTTCATGTAGGTACTATTGTCGGAAAAATGTTTGAATCAAAAGAGGATGTAATGGCAAATGTAGAGGCCTTAAAAGAAATGATCGATAACCTGAAATCTGTCTTACCTGTAGCCTCTGGGGGGCTGTTTCCTGGATTGGTTCCATCTTTGATTAAGTATTTTGGAAAAGACTTTGTTATCCAAGCCGGAGGTGGAATTCATGGCCATACTGATGGAACTATCTCTGGAGCTAGATCGATGAGACAAGCTGTAGATGCAGCACTCAATGGCATAGCTTTAGATGAATATGCTAAATCAAATAAAGAGCTCAAGATTGCTTTGAAAATTTGGGGTCAAAAAAGCTAAGTTCTAGTCAAAAACCCACGGATATTTCCTTCGTATAATGTCAATTATCGAATGCGGTGGAATGATTCCCACCTCACAGATTATTCCATGAATAAAATCTCTTCTTGTAATGTCAAAAGCTGGGTTCTTAATTATTAATCCCTTTGGACTATCCTTCCAAATCTCCTCTGGGCTTCTCTCTTCTATAATTTCATAATCGCCCCGCATTGTCTGTGGGTCGAACTTTAAAAGTTCAGATACTACATAGAATGGAGTTCGTGCTTCATGAGCAGCTAGTGCAATCGCACTTGTACCGATTTTATTAATAACATTTCCTTCCGAAGTTATGGCATCAGATCCCACTAATACCAGGTCAACATTATTAATATAGTATCGCGCTGCTGAATCTACAATTAAAGTTGTTTTTATTCCAAGTTCAAGCATTTCTTTTGCTGTTAATCGTCCCTGAAAGCGTGGCCTTGTTTCTGTGCAAATTATATCAAAGGATTTTCCATTTTTCTTGGCTATTTTTAATAACTGGGTTACTGTTGAAGAGTGACAATGTGTTAGAATTAGTGAGCTTTCATTAATTCTTCGAGCACCTATATTTGCGATTTCTTTTTTTGAATTATCAAGAACCTTTAGGAATTCTTGTGTAGCTATGGAAATTATTCTATTGAATTCTTCAATTTCATCACTTTTACAATTCTTTACTTGATTAATCACACATCTGATTATATTTCGCATTAAAGGCTCGGTTTCTCTCGTCTCAAAAAGGATTTTTTTTGCTTCATTGAGTTCTTGCAGAAATTCTTCTTTATTTTTTGATTTTGTTTCCTTTGATGAGGTCTCTAAAGCTTTTATCGCCGATATAGCAACATTTCTAGCTCCTTGAATTTCTAATTTTCTTATTTTTTGAGCAGTCTCTTGGATTAGCTCTAACATAAGTTTTCCTCAGCAGACAAGTTTATTATTCTTTACCTGGGACTATTAAAGATATTACAAGTTAAGGTTGATATAAAATGCCAAATGCATTAATGTTGC
This portion of the Candidatus Bathyarchaeota archaeon genome encodes:
- a CDS encoding ribose 1,5-bisphosphate isomerase, with product MLELIQETAQKIRKLEIQGARNVAISAIKALETSSKETKSKNKEEFLQELNEAKKILFETRETEPLMRNIIRCVINQVKNCKSDEIEEFNRIISIATQEFLKVLDNSKKEIANIGARRINESSLILTHCHSSTVTQLLKIAKKNGKSFDIICTETRPRFQGRLTAKEMLELGIKTTLIVDSAARYYINNVDLVLVGSDAITSEGNVINKIGTSAIALAAHEARTPFYVVSELLKFDPQTMRGDYEIIEERSPEEIWKDSPKGLIIKNPAFDITRRDFIHGIICEVGIIPPHSIIDIIRRKYPWVFD
- a CDS encoding AMP phosphorylase; this encodes MNLKAKLLDIQAAGKNIVILDNETASYLGVHSSDRVCVTYKDKKKIAIINLSREFPHDHVGFFEELSRVLNLKEGDNVQVQPAKRPEGLSYVRAKIRGHRLRENEIKEIVTDVVERHLSDIEIASFVTSLHIHGISMNEVKALTRAMVETGNTLDLNKKQILDKHSIGGIPGDKTSILVVPIIAAAGFVIPKTSSRAVTSPAGTADRVETLCPVDLAIEEIKKVVHKTNACLVWGGALDLAPADDIFIQIEYPLAIDPLLLPSIMSKKKAIGATHLVIDIPTGRGAKIKTIGEANSLAHDFIDLGKLLGIKVQCAVTYGEQPLGRAIGPALEAREALSTIMGDGPEDLREKAKEISSILFEMVGVKNGKQKAEDLIKSGKAEKKLREIIEAQGGDSRVNPSDIEVGNKMLEVISEKEGRVLWINNGDLAQIAKEAGAPKESGAGIVLKTKLGDYVKKGEILLEIYAERNIKLDGALNLAKQLLPIGLSKKPEERMLMDRIPSITEHEETFMLER
- the rbcL gene encoding type III ribulose-bisphosphate carboxylase — protein: MKYLDFVDLEYKPKETDIICTFYIEPEGIGIKEAAGGVAAESSIGTWTELTTAKSYIDELAAHVFSIEENDVKIAYPVELFEFGNVPNILSSVSGNVFGLKTLKNLRFNDIMIPKEIQKSFSGPKFGIEGIRELFRIYERPLVGTIIKPKLGLKTEDHAKVAYDSWIGGCDIVKDDENLSSQKFNPFKDRVIKTLESRDKAEEETNEKKVYLVNVTAETDEMLKRAEFVLDQGGEYVMIDILTCGFASLQTLRKQDFGLVIHAHRAGHAAFTKNPRHGISMKVIAKISRLIGVDQLHVGTIVGKMFESKEDVMANVEALKEMIDNLKSVLPVASGGLFPGLVPSLIKYFGKDFVIQAGGGIHGHTDGTISGARSMRQAVDAALNGIALDEYAKSNKELKIALKIWGQKS